One part of the Treponema sp. OMZ 787 genome encodes these proteins:
- a CDS encoding ABC transporter permease produces the protein MEEILTKTIPRAVFLNQSKDFFRKPQNMILLIFGVVLSVTTIAPIVTILLDTITVHPGTIDAMHGPDGFTVFNWKDIFTGSLAVRNFWSPLTNTLLLAIFSCIGAILIGGVFAYLITRTNIKCKKYLNIVFIFPYIMPQWTLALTWMNLFKSTAVTGGSNGILAGLFGITMPAWWAEGLFPSIVVLSLHYAAFAYILIGGIFKNMDSNLEEAALILNTSKSKIFRKVTLPLLRPAILSTILLVFGSAMGSYPVPHYLKLTTLSTKYIDLKVVRTGQASIIGVVMMVFGILILITNRLSMKSRKNYTTITGKSGQVSKVNVGKIGQYLIPAILIIFTLFTGIYPVISFAFETFLPNPGDYSFFRTGDFANLTLKWWTHHSTEDVGMYGQFGILYNRAFWMSFRGTILVAVSCAFLAGTIGLLIGYAVSKHRRNKFANYVNDIAFLPYLLPSLAVGIAFFIFGSMMGIYDTFLLLIIVGTIKYIPFSSRSSLNSMLQISNEIEESALIQDTPWHKRMTKIIIPIQKTAILSGYLLPFITCVRELSLFMLLCSQSKISTTMLDYYDEMGLYAFSSAINLILIIFILAVNFGLNKLTKAGIDSGLGGK, from the coding sequence TTGGAGGAGATTTTGACTAAGACAATTCCGCGTGCCGTATTTTTAAATCAAAGCAAAGATTTTTTTAGAAAGCCGCAAAATATGATATTGCTTATATTCGGTGTTGTGCTTTCTGTTACGACTATAGCTCCGATAGTAACTATTCTTTTGGATACAATTACGGTTCACCCCGGTACTATAGATGCCATGCATGGGCCTGACGGCTTTACCGTTTTTAACTGGAAGGATATTTTTACCGGCTCTCTTGCTGTAAGAAATTTTTGGAGCCCGCTTACAAATACCTTGCTGCTTGCGATATTCAGCTGCATAGGGGCTATCTTAATAGGCGGCGTTTTTGCATATTTGATTACGCGTACAAATATAAAATGCAAAAAATATCTGAATATCGTTTTTATTTTTCCATATATAATGCCTCAGTGGACATTAGCTCTTACATGGATGAACCTTTTTAAGAGCACAGCCGTTACGGGAGGCTCTAACGGAATTCTTGCAGGGCTTTTCGGCATTACGATGCCTGCATGGTGGGCTGAGGGCCTTTTCCCTTCTATAGTTGTTTTGTCCTTGCACTATGCGGCCTTTGCCTATATCTTAATAGGCGGCATATTTAAAAATATGGACTCCAACCTTGAAGAAGCAGCCTTGATCTTAAATACCTCAAAATCAAAGATATTCCGCAAGGTAACCCTTCCCTTATTAAGACCTGCAATCCTATCTACTATCTTGCTCGTATTCGGAAGTGCTATGGGAAGCTATCCCGTTCCTCACTATTTAAAATTGACAACCCTTTCTACCAAATACATAGACTTAAAGGTTGTAAGAACAGGACAGGCGAGTATTATCGGCGTAGTGATGATGGTCTTTGGAATTTTAATATTGATTACAAACAGGCTCAGTATGAAGTCCCGAAAAAATTATACCACAATTACAGGCAAAAGCGGACAGGTCAGTAAGGTCAATGTGGGAAAAATCGGACAATATTTAATTCCGGCAATATTAATTATTTTTACCTTATTTACAGGAATATATCCCGTTATTTCCTTTGCCTTTGAAACATTTTTACCCAACCCGGGAGACTACAGCTTTTTTAGAACCGGGGACTTTGCAAACCTTACCTTAAAATGGTGGACCCATCATTCAACAGAAGATGTAGGTATGTACGGCCAATTCGGTATTTTATATAACCGGGCCTTTTGGATGAGCTTTAGAGGAACCATACTCGTTGCCGTTTCTTGTGCATTCCTTGCAGGAACAATAGGTCTTTTAATAGGCTATGCAGTAAGCAAGCACAGAAGAAACAAATTTGCAAACTATGTAAACGACATAGCTTTTTTGCCATACCTTTTGCCTTCTCTCGCTGTAGGTATAGCATTCTTTATCTTCGGGTCGATGATGGGCATCTATGATACATTTTTGCTTTTGATAATAGTCGGAACAATTAAGTACATTCCTTTTTCGTCGAGGAGCTCTCTTAACTCGATGCTTCAAATCAGCAACGAGATAGAAGAATCGGCTTTGATACAGGATACGCCTTGGCATAAGCGCATGACAAAGATAATAATTCCCATTCAAAAAACGGCGATTTTAAGCGGCTATCTTTTACCCTTTATAACCTGTGTCAGGGAGCTAAGCTTATTTATGCTCTTGTGCAGTCAGTCAAAGATAAGCACAACCATGTTGGACTATTATGACGAAATGGGCTTATACGCCTTTTCAAGTGCAATCAACTTAATTTTAATTATATTTATTTTGGCCGTCAACTTCGGATTGAACAAACTTACAAAGGCCGGAATTGATTCGGGACTAGGAGGAAAATAA
- a CDS encoding ATP-binding cassette domain-containing protein, whose product MPEIILQNLTKRWGKFYGTDNLNLTIENNSFITLLGPSGCGKTTTLRMIAGLETPTSGKIIIDGETVFDSEQGINIPANKRKVGFLFQNYALWPNMTVYENISFGLKNIKEEMPLCDFEIKRIDDLKKILSESGKLIEIISDSQVKDKKAGKKLDEKIALIKIIDGFIVSEYTAKTVLSYGLEKLDNREEKIKAILSGLDEKRAALLDKHKKNGVSVNANYELVDSNGEVVKKVRKLENEEIDLIVRRVSRIVKIGMFMDRYPNELSGGQQQRVAIARTLAPGPKVLFMDEPLSNLDAKLRLEMRSELQRLHLDTKSTFIYVTHDQLEAMTLATKICLMDNGLLQQYDAPLDIYEKPVNLFTADFIGNPSINFVEAVGESSEDGDFNLTCLEGLKFKFKPAQKIDYKEWLLKTEAEIKKEREEEAERTKNAEKENKILPFKYHIAKTDETELALNSAAPSEKDFILGIRPEFIKIHENGRLTGTIYSSMPTGMETTVKIKVGNLLLTGVVFLNITYKIGEKIKFDIEGDRIMLFSGLNQRLISLGSLEKEV is encoded by the coding sequence ATGCCTGAGATAATTTTACAAAACCTTACCAAAAGATGGGGAAAATTTTACGGAACGGATAATTTAAATTTAACTATAGAAAATAATTCGTTTATTACTCTGCTGGGGCCTTCAGGCTGCGGCAAAACAACAACACTTAGAATGATTGCCGGTCTTGAAACACCGACAAGCGGAAAGATAATAATCGACGGAGAAACCGTTTTTGACAGCGAACAAGGCATAAACATTCCTGCAAATAAAAGAAAGGTCGGCTTTTTGTTTCAAAACTATGCCCTCTGGCCGAATATGACCGTTTATGAAAACATAAGTTTCGGCTTAAAAAATATCAAAGAAGAAATGCCCCTATGCGATTTTGAAATTAAAAGAATAGACGATTTAAAAAAGATTTTAAGTGAAAGCGGAAAACTTATCGAAATTATTTCCGATTCTCAGGTTAAGGATAAAAAGGCCGGTAAAAAGCTGGATGAAAAAATTGCCTTAATCAAAATTATCGATGGGTTTATCGTATCGGAGTATACGGCAAAAACCGTTTTATCTTATGGGCTTGAAAAACTTGATAATCGGGAAGAAAAAATAAAGGCAATACTTTCCGGCTTGGATGAAAAAAGAGCTGCTCTTTTGGATAAGCATAAAAAGAACGGAGTTTCAGTAAATGCAAATTATGAGCTTGTAGATTCAAATGGTGAAGTTGTAAAAAAGGTGCGTAAGCTCGAAAACGAAGAAATAGACTTAATAGTCCGCCGTGTTTCCCGCATCGTAAAAATCGGAATGTTTATGGATAGGTATCCTAACGAGCTTTCAGGAGGACAGCAGCAAAGGGTTGCCATTGCCCGAACCTTGGCTCCCGGGCCTAAGGTTCTTTTTATGGATGAACCCCTTTCAAACCTCGATGCAAAGCTGCGTCTTGAAATGCGCAGTGAATTGCAGCGCCTCCATCTGGACACAAAATCGACCTTTATCTATGTTACCCATGATCAGCTTGAAGCTATGACCTTGGCGACAAAGATATGCTTGATGGATAACGGCCTTTTGCAGCAATATGATGCCCCCTTGGATATCTATGAAAAACCTGTAAACCTTTTTACGGCAGACTTTATCGGTAACCCCTCTATAAATTTTGTAGAAGCCGTAGGCGAGTCTAGTGAAGACGGAGATTTTAATCTAACTTGTTTAGAAGGTTTAAAATTTAAATTTAAACCTGCACAAAAAATCGATTATAAAGAATGGCTTTTAAAAACGGAAGCTGAAATTAAAAAAGAAAGGGAAGAAGAAGCCGAGCGTACAAAAAACGCCGAAAAAGAAAATAAGATTTTGCCTTTTAAATATCACATCGCAAAGACTGACGAAACCGAGCTTGCTTTAAATTCGGCTGCTCCGAGTGAAAAAGATTTTATTCTGGGAATCCGTCCCGAATTTATTAAGATACACGAAAACGGAAGACTTACCGGAACAATCTACAGCTCGATGCCCACAGGTATGGAAACTACGGTTAAGATTAAGGTTGGGAACCTGCTTTTAACGGGTGTGGTATTTTTAAACATAACCTACAAGATAGGTGAAAAAATAAAATTCGATATTGAGGGTGATAGAATTATGCTCTTTTCAGGCCTTAATCAGAGGTTGATTTCTTTGGGCTCCTTGGAAAAAGAAGTTTAA
- a CDS encoding tetratricopeptide repeat protein codes for MKKIIFFLCYLLLITSLVFAQDINHDMINPTRNKNAEAAYKEGTNYYEAQNFEKAEEFFKKALKFDPDFIDASNFLGLIYYRQSKNVEAIKTFEKAIKDAQRLKVSDIMLHLNLALAYEENGMIDKAISAYLHVVANDENNPEGNYGLALLLYNNGKEVRALEFFKYAFNLYMKNESHYAFQALYFIAACYYKLGDYNLARMSYSKIKDDLILKEYGISNKDIDMLRTAEKKEKEALKKANFKFQKYGLNVKSVPYLKEIQPPKKFGISVEKAFEFTDGSGLVYYAYAKENKPTEMDSVYAFIHQTSQKLAGKEPSLREIYASKIDQSYTLKEELGADFQIVDALVFPQAPDLNQYNYVWVNAIYQKGNGIIFQIALIKDVDFDMDQLFDSYFNCSF; via the coding sequence ATGAAAAAGATTATCTTTTTTTTGTGTTATTTGTTGTTAATAACAAGTTTGGTTTTTGCTCAGGATATTAATCATGATATGATTAATCCTACCAGAAATAAAAATGCTGAGGCGGCTTATAAGGAAGGAACGAATTATTATGAAGCACAAAATTTTGAAAAAGCTGAGGAGTTTTTCAAAAAAGCCCTTAAATTCGACCCCGATTTTATTGATGCCTCTAATTTTCTGGGACTTATATATTACAGGCAAAGCAAAAATGTTGAGGCGATAAAGACCTTTGAAAAAGCCATAAAAGATGCACAAAGATTAAAGGTATCGGATATTATGCTGCATCTTAACCTTGCTCTTGCTTATGAAGAAAATGGAATGATTGATAAAGCAATCAGTGCATATCTTCATGTTGTGGCTAATGATGAAAACAACCCTGAGGGAAATTACGGATTGGCCTTATTATTATACAATAACGGTAAAGAAGTTCGAGCTTTAGAGTTTTTTAAATATGCGTTCAATCTATATATGAAAAATGAATCTCATTATGCATTTCAGGCTTTATATTTTATTGCAGCATGTTATTATAAGCTCGGAGATTATAACTTAGCAAGGATGAGTTATTCAAAAATCAAGGATGACCTAATCTTAAAAGAATATGGAATTTCCAATAAAGATATTGATATGCTTAGAACTGCAGAAAAAAAAGAAAAAGAAGCCTTAAAAAAAGCAAATTTTAAATTTCAAAAATATGGATTAAATGTTAAGTCTGTTCCATATCTTAAAGAGATCCAGCCGCCCAAAAAATTTGGAATATCGGTCGAAAAAGCCTTTGAATTTACTGACGGTTCAGGTCTTGTTTATTATGCTTATGCAAAAGAAAATAAGCCAACAGAAATGGACTCAGTCTACGCCTTTATTCATCAAACTTCTCAAAAGCTTGCAGGTAAAGAACCGTCTTTGCGTGAAATATATGCTTCAAAAATCGATCAGAGTTATACCCTTAAGGAGGAACTAGGTGCTGATTTTCAGATTGTAGATGCTCTGGTTTTCCCTCAAGCTCCGGATTTAAATCAGTATAATTATGTTTGGGTAAATGCAATATATCAAAAAGGTAATGGAATAATATTCCAAATTGCTTTGATTAAAGATGTAGATTTTGATATGGATCAATTATTCGATTCTTATTTTAATTGCAGCTTTTAA
- a CDS encoding DUF969 domain-containing protein, translating into MNYLVLIGVVIIIVGFILKLDVVAVVLISGLVTGLIAKMGFVEVLNAIGTGFVNNRYMSLFFISFPVIAIMERYGLKERAADFIKKIKGASAGMVIWLYILIRTIASAFSIRLGGHVQFVRPLILPMAEGAAQKNVKLTPEKIEKIKGLAGASENYGNFFGQNIFPVASGVLLITGTLKEQGFDITNTDVAKYSIFAGVAMVLIALVQCWLFEKSLRKGE; encoded by the coding sequence ATGAACTATTTGGTTTTAATCGGCGTTGTTATAATCATCGTCGGCTTTATTTTAAAACTCGATGTAGTTGCAGTTGTTTTGATTTCAGGCCTTGTAACCGGCTTGATTGCAAAGATGGGCTTTGTTGAAGTCCTTAATGCAATAGGAACAGGTTTTGTAAACAACCGCTACATGAGTTTGTTTTTTATTTCGTTTCCCGTAATTGCAATTATGGAGCGATACGGATTAAAAGAAAGAGCTGCAGACTTTATTAAAAAGATTAAGGGTGCAAGTGCAGGTATGGTTATCTGGCTCTATATTCTTATAAGAACAATTGCATCTGCATTCTCGATTAGGTTGGGCGGTCATGTTCAGTTTGTACGGCCTCTTATTCTTCCTATGGCAGAAGGTGCAGCACAAAAGAATGTAAAACTTACTCCTGAAAAAATCGAAAAGATTAAGGGGCTTGCAGGTGCTTCCGAAAACTACGGAAACTTTTTCGGTCAAAATATCTTCCCTGTTGCATCAGGTGTTCTTTTAATTACAGGAACACTAAAGGAGCAGGGTTTTGATATTACAAATACGGATGTAGCTAAGTACTCAATTTTTGCAGGTGTTGCAATGGTTCTTATAGCCTTGGTACAGTGCTGGCTTTTTGAAAAATCACTTAGAAAGGGGGAGTAG
- a CDS encoding DUF979 domain-containing protein: protein MFSFINNNSMIIDEIIYGLCGLVSIITAVISLKDKKNPIGTFLFWGILGLLFMFGKVLVLNVPYGGAIIGALLVGLGVLTLTKQVKVADIASATKEEIVENSKKVGNKIFIPAVLIGVVAMFLAQMKSFKISLGTNAAGKEIIFGFTTAQVVGIASIVALIFAVLLTKPKMKESINDTSKMLMQVGSSSLLPQLLGVLGAIFATAGIGKIIGHFASGIVPQGVPVLGVIAYCLGMVIFTMIMGNAFAAFTVITIGVGAPFVIAQGGNPAIVGALGMTCGYCGTLLTPMAANFNIVPAAILETENKYTLIKAQAFMSFALIIVHIILMLTLAF, encoded by the coding sequence ATGTTTAGTTTTATTAATAATAACAGCATGATCATCGATGAAATTATATATGGTCTTTGCGGTCTTGTTTCAATTATTACAGCCGTAATCTCCTTAAAAGATAAAAAGAATCCTATCGGAACATTCTTGTTTTGGGGAATTTTGGGTCTCTTGTTTATGTTCGGAAAGGTTCTTGTACTCAATGTGCCCTATGGCGGAGCCATCATCGGCGCTTTATTGGTAGGTCTTGGTGTTCTTACTCTTACAAAGCAGGTAAAGGTTGCAGATATCGCTTCTGCTACAAAAGAAGAAATTGTAGAAAATTCTAAAAAGGTCGGAAATAAGATTTTTATACCTGCCGTTTTGATTGGTGTTGTCGCCATGTTCTTGGCACAAATGAAAAGCTTTAAAATTTCTCTCGGAACAAATGCTGCCGGAAAAGAAATTATCTTCGGATTTACTACAGCTCAGGTTGTCGGTATAGCTTCTATCGTTGCCCTCATCTTTGCGGTTCTTTTGACCAAACCTAAGATGAAGGAATCTATTAACGATACATCAAAGATGCTTATGCAGGTAGGTTCTTCCAGCTTACTTCCCCAGCTTCTCGGTGTTTTGGGTGCAATTTTTGCAACAGCCGGCATCGGCAAAATCATAGGCCATTTTGCAAGCGGTATTGTTCCTCAGGGTGTTCCGGTCCTTGGTGTTATTGCATACTGCTTAGGTATGGTAATCTTTACAATGATTATGGGTAATGCTTTCGCTGCCTTTACCGTTATCACAATCGGTGTAGGTGCTCCATTTGTAATTGCACAGGGCGGCAACCCTGCAATTGTAGGAGCCCTCGGTATGACCTGCGGATATTGCGGTACTCTTTTAACACCCATGGCTGCAAACTTTAACATTGTTCCTGCAGCAATTTTGGAAACCGAAAACAAATATACCCTGATAAAAGCACAAGCCTTTATGTCCTTTGCTTTGATTATTGTTCACATTATTTTGATGCTGACTCTTGCCTTTTAA
- the pcp gene encoding pyroglutamyl-peptidase I has translation MKILVTGFDPFGGEKVNPALETIKLLPNQILGAQIIKLEIPTVIGKSVAKIKEMIEKENPDVVLSIGQAGNRADISVERIGINIDDCRIPDNEGNQPIDEPVVKDGPAAYFVTLPIKAIVEKVKAGKIPASISNTAGTFICNHVCYGVAHIAAARTAQGKPMKSGFIHIPFLPEQAVGKPATTPSMSLEMIVRGIELAIEAIVENDADIKVSGGKIC, from the coding sequence ATGAAGATTTTAGTTACAGGTTTTGATCCTTTCGGAGGGGAAAAGGTAAATCCCGCCCTCGAAACGATTAAGCTCCTTCCCAATCAAATCTTGGGAGCACAAATTATCAAGCTGGAAATTCCGACCGTTATCGGAAAATCCGTAGCAAAGATAAAAGAAATGATTGAAAAAGAAAATCCCGATGTTGTTTTAAGTATCGGTCAAGCCGGAAACCGTGCCGATATTTCGGTAGAAAGAATCGGTATAAATATTGACGACTGCCGAATTCCCGACAATGAAGGCAATCAGCCGATTGATGAGCCTGTTGTAAAAGACGGCCCTGCTGCCTACTTTGTTACTTTACCGATTAAGGCCATTGTCGAGAAGGTAAAGGCAGGCAAAATACCTGCTTCAATATCGAATACGGCAGGGACATTTATCTGCAACCATGTTTGCTACGGTGTTGCTCATATTGCAGCCGCAAGAACAGCCCAAGGCAAGCCGATGAAAAGCGGCTTTATTCATATTCCGTTTTTGCCCGAACAGGCTGTCGGAAAGCCTGCAACAACTCCCTCGATGAGCCTTGAGATGATTGTAAGGGGAATTGAACTTGCAATAGAAGCCATTGTCGAAAACGATGCCGATATAAAGGTTTCGGGCGGCAAAATTTGCTAA
- a CDS encoding leucine-rich repeat domain-containing protein — protein MKNIAKYTVISIFILMLCTACPYNKGAYPDITSGSQGSVLSAPYVEDGISLVVSQDKKTINIKVTSSDGTAIKLEGCTDSSIQHNTYQNVTAKNRIIILKPQTGADIIELTCINQDVLKINAEGYEKLQTLTCNANKLISLTFNINSVLKDLNCAQNQLTKLNVHPCRQLETLKCGNNKLTSLDLSGLNKLTKAECWQNNLTELKLTGCTALTKLDCENNNLSALNLSNLTALTEVNCKSNKLTELTVTGCTALKQIECYNNNLKENAFTTLLNALPDKTSLSPDFGKAVLYKEGETGNVTVFTTPEALTNAVTAATNNNWKLYKKTGTDTDQEI, from the coding sequence ATGAAAAATATTGCAAAATATACAGTTATAAGCATATTTATTCTTATGCTGTGCACCGCCTGTCCCTATAATAAGGGAGCCTACCCTGACATCACCTCCGGCTCACAGGGTTCCGTTCTTTCCGCACCCTATGTCGAAGACGGTATTTCGCTGGTAGTAAGTCAGGATAAAAAGACGATAAATATTAAGGTAACAAGCAGTGACGGTACAGCAATTAAACTTGAAGGATGTACCGATTCTTCAATTCAGCATAACACATATCAAAATGTAACGGCAAAAAACAGAATCATCATCTTAAAGCCTCAAACCGGTGCCGATATTATAGAATTAACCTGTATTAACCAAGATGTGCTTAAAATAAATGCGGAAGGATACGAAAAGCTTCAGACCCTGACATGTAATGCCAATAAACTTATAAGTCTTACATTTAATATAAATTCCGTTTTGAAGGATCTAAACTGTGCTCAAAATCAGCTTACAAAACTTAATGTACATCCCTGCCGACAGCTGGAAACTCTTAAGTGCGGAAACAACAAGCTGACATCGCTCGACCTCAGCGGGTTAAACAAATTGACTAAAGCGGAGTGTTGGCAAAATAATCTTACCGAACTTAAGCTGACGGGCTGCACTGCTTTAACAAAGCTTGACTGCGAAAACAACAATTTATCGGCACTTAATCTCAGTAATTTAACGGCTTTGACAGAAGTAAACTGTAAGTCAAATAAGCTTACAGAGCTTACCGTAACCGGCTGTACCGCTTTAAAACAAATAGAGTGTTATAACAATAACTTGAAGGAAAACGCATTTACAACGCTTTTAAATGCCCTGCCGGACAAAACATCTCTATCCCCCGATTTCGGTAAGGCCGTATTGTACAAAGAAGGCGAAACGGGTAATGTAACCGTTTTTACAACACCGGAAGCTTTGACAAATGCAGTTACCGCTGCTACAAATAACAATTGGAAATTATACAAAAAAACCGGCACGGATACGGACCAAGAAATATAA
- a CDS encoding lipoprotein 17-related variable surface protein gives MKIILNNIMAAAIICCIFLFAGCPNSAIPKTDINSNAPLNPQRQPGDLLKEDIMSAFALTKGNITASNAAKKIRDTDPSEGSVLTFTEKAITAYDDKAGTFTVKVKGTKGEKSFEKELTFTGFENPYAKIFPSLSAVELDFSEAIEHNKTLDTFISDAAGNSALLKKLSFSDDNTGTLSLGVHDRYSLAAALEKNGDKIKIIPVYKVKYLKKEAGESETSTETDRSALFARLGADLTKPYFSKEDVFRYLINKTDDGIINVSADVFGSEYYAFAKRLRVTPARLINDAHIQTIMTRYNREGGQFNMEMDTALFHPENEGIKADDIEGTLEITYCIAEKEQIAEMLSSKPDPSVRRITVTKTAKAAGFKKIPKDNIASLFNFSVKVKDDANSRQKWQHKVFENYRFLSEQYDTEREMTMFALENPLQKTAASVFYLEVNGREPEDVLAFNEPISFSKTADGKHIFIKYVYLNKESGSDKLKVHINFTGEGEEIALEVSPEYVIGN, from the coding sequence ATGAAAATAATATTAAACAATATAATGGCAGCTGCTATAATATGCTGCATTTTTTTATTTGCGGGATGCCCTAATTCGGCAATACCGAAAACTGATATAAACTCAAATGCACCGCTTAATCCGCAGAGACAGCCGGGCGATTTGTTAAAAGAGGATATTATGAGCGCCTTTGCTTTAACAAAGGGAAATATAACCGCCTCCAATGCGGCAAAAAAAATCCGTGATACGGATCCTTCTGAGGGTTCGGTGCTGACCTTTACCGAAAAAGCAATTACCGCCTACGATGATAAAGCCGGAACCTTTACCGTAAAGGTAAAGGGCACAAAAGGAGAAAAGTCCTTTGAAAAAGAATTGACCTTTACAGGCTTTGAAAATCCCTATGCAAAGATTTTTCCTTCCCTCAGTGCAGTAGAATTGGATTTTTCGGAAGCTATAGAGCACAATAAAACATTGGATACCTTTATTTCGGATGCGGCCGGTAACTCCGCTCTTTTAAAAAAGCTGTCTTTCAGTGATGATAATACCGGCACTCTCAGTTTGGGAGTTCATGACCGTTACAGCTTAGCCGCGGCATTGGAAAAAAACGGAGATAAAATAAAAATAATACCCGTATATAAAGTAAAATATTTAAAAAAAGAAGCGGGAGAGAGCGAAACTTCAACGGAAACGGATAGAAGTGCTTTATTTGCACGCTTGGGAGCCGACCTTACAAAGCCCTATTTTTCGAAAGAAGATGTGTTTAGGTATCTTATAAACAAAACCGATGACGGTATTATCAATGTATCTGCCGATGTGTTCGGTTCGGAATATTATGCTTTTGCAAAGCGCCTTAGGGTAACACCTGCACGTCTTATAAATGATGCCCATATACAGACAATTATGACCCGCTATAATCGGGAGGGCGGACAATTCAATATGGAGATGGATACGGCTTTGTTTCATCCGGAAAATGAAGGTATAAAGGCGGATGATATTGAAGGAACTCTTGAAATAACTTATTGTATTGCCGAAAAGGAACAAATCGCAGAAATGCTTTCTTCCAAACCCGACCCTTCCGTACGGCGCATAACCGTAACAAAAACGGCAAAGGCGGCAGGGTTTAAAAAGATTCCTAAAGACAATATAGCGTCTTTATTTAATTTTTCCGTAAAGGTAAAAGACGACGCAAATTCGCGTCAAAAATGGCAACATAAAGTTTTTGAAAACTACCGCTTTTTATCGGAACAATACGATACCGAAAGAGAGATGACGATGTTTGCGCTGGAAAATCCCTTACAAAAGACAGCGGCTTCCGTATTTTATTTGGAAGTAAACGGCAGGGAACCTGAAGACGTTTTAGCCTTTAACGAGCCTATATCCTTTTCAAAAACGGCGGACGGTAAACATATTTTTATAAAATATGTTTATTTGAATAAAGAAAGCGGAAGCGATAAACTCAAAGTACATATAAACTTTACCGGTGAAGGCGAAGAAATCGCTTTGGAAGTAAGTCCGGAATATGTCATCGGGAATTAA